The Lycium ferocissimum isolate CSIRO_LF1 chromosome 1, AGI_CSIRO_Lferr_CH_V1, whole genome shotgun sequence genome includes a region encoding these proteins:
- the LOC132052545 gene encoding putative ABC transporter B family member 8, translating into MSSSSEKALENKNRKSIAIICRYADGKDILLMCLGTIGAIGDGVSTNCLLVYVSHLFNSLGYGKTQQNNENFMEEIEKCSLYFVLLGLAVMVVAFMEGYCWSKTSERQVLKIRYKYLEAILRQEVGFFDSQEATTSEITNSISKDTSLIQEVLSEKVPLFLMHTTVFISGIGFSAYFSWRLALVALPTIVLLIIPGLIYGKYLLYLSKKSSKEYSKANAIVGQALSSIKTIYSFTAEKSVIERYSLILDGTIKLGMKQGIAKGLAVGSTGLSFAIWALLAWYGSHLIMHRGETGGRIYAAGVSFVLGGLSLGMALPEVKYFTEASVAASRIFDRIDRVAEIDSEDTRGVVLENIRGEVEFRNVKFTYPCRPDSVVLKNFNLKIEAGKTVALVGASGSGKSTAIALIQRFYDTNAGAICIDGVEIKSLQLKWLRGKMGLVSQEHALFGTSIKENIMFGKVDATMDEVVAAAMTANAHNFITQLPQGYETKIGERGALLSGGQKQRIAIARAIIKNPVILLLDEATSALDSESETLVQNALDQAILGRTTLVVAHKLSTVRNADLISVVSNGCISELGAHNELMEKNEQYARLVKLQRQFSSINQEQIAEPRISSVTRSSAGRQSSARSSPGVIGSPLLIEDSPAQASPHPTPSFSRLLSLNLPEWKQGIIGILSAIAFGSVQPVYALTIGGMISAFYAQSHEEMQSRIQKYCLIFIILCLVSVLLNLFQHYNFAYMGEHLTRRIRLQMLEKILTFEAAWFDEEQNSSGALCSRLSNEAAMVKSLVADRVSLLVQSTSAVTVAMVMGLIVAWKLALVMIVVQPLTILCFYTRKVLLSTITGKFVKAQYRSTQIAVEAVYNHRIVTSFGSIQKVLDIFDEAQDEPRKEARKKSWLAGIGIGSAQGLTFICWALDFWVGGKLVNAGEISAADVFKTFFILVSTGKVIAEAGSMTSDLAKGSTVIASIFSILDRKSLIQGSYHEAKNNSIGTNLEKMTGRIEMKKVDFGYQSRPNRLVLREFSLEVKAGTSTGLVGKSGCGKSTVIALIQRFYDVDKGSLKIDGVDIRLLDIEWYRRHMALVSQEPVIYSGTIRENILFGKLDASEYEVVEAARAANAHEFISSLKNGYDTECGDRGVTISGGQKQRIAIARAIIRNPTILLLDEATSALDVQSEQLVQEALDQLMVRRTTVVVAHRLNTIRNLDSIAFVSEGKVLEKGTYSQLKEKRGAFFNLVNLQST; encoded by the exons atgagTTCTTCATCTGAAAAGGCGttagaaaataaaaacagaAAGTCAATAGCTATTATTTGCAGATATGCTGATGGAAAAGACATTTTATTGATGTGTCTGGGCACAATTGGAGCCATCGGAGATGGGGTTTCAACAAATTGTTTGTTGGTATACGTTAGCCATCTTTTTAATAGCTTGGGTTATGGTAAGACTCAACAGAACAATGAGAATTTCATGGAAGAAATTGAAAAG TGCAGCTTATATTTTGTACTATTGGGATTGGCAGTCATGGTTGTGGCCTTTATGG AAGGTTACTGCTGGAGCAAAACGAGCGAGCGGCAAGTGCTAAAAATTCGGTACAAGTATTTGGAAGCCATTCTGAGGCAAGAAGTTGGTTTCTTTGATTCACAAGAAGCTACCACTTCTGAAATCACTAACAGCATTTCAAAAGATACTTCTCTTATCCAAGAAGTTCTTAGTGAAAAG gTACCCCTATTTTTGATGCATACAACAGTCTTCATCTCAGGAATTGGATTTTCAGCCTACTTCTCATGGAGGTTGGCTTTAGTTGCCTTACCAACAATAGTTCTCCTCATAATCCCTGGTTTAATCTATGGAAAATATCTACTTTATTTGTCGAAAAAATCCTCGAAGGAATACAGTAAAGCAAATGCTATTGTAGGGCAGGCTCTTAGCTCCATTAAAACAATATATTCATTTACTGCTGAGAAGAGTGTGATTGAAAGGTATTCATTGATTCTTGATGGAACCATAAAGTTGGGAATGAAACAAGGAATTGCAAAAGGACTTGCTGTTGGTAGCACAGGGCTATCCTTTGCAATATGGGCTTTACTTGCTTGGTATGGAAGCCATTTGATTATGCATAGAGGTGAAACTGGTGGCAGAATTTATGCTGCTGGAGTTTCTTTTGTCTTGGGTGGACT ATCGCTTGGGATGGCTCTGCCTGAGGTGAAATACTTCACAGAAGCTTCTGTTGCTGCCTCAAGAATATTTGATAGGATTGATCGCGTTGCAGAAATTGATAGTGAAGATACAAGAGGAGTCGTGCTAGAAAATATTAGAGGGGAGGTTGAATTCAGGAATGTCAAGTTCACATATCCTTGTCGCCCAGATAGCGTTGTGCTCAAGAACTTCAATCTTAAAATTGAAGCAGGCAAAACAGTGGCCCTTGTTGGTGCAAGTGGAAGTGGAAAATCTACTGCCATTGCGCTGATTCAAAGGTTTTATGATACTAATGCAGGAGCTATATGTATTGATGGTGTAGAAATAAAGTCATTGCAGTTGAAATGGTTGAGAGGAAAAATGGGGTTAGTAAGTCAAGAACATGCACTATTTGGAACATCTATTAAGGAGAATATAATGTTTGGGAAAGTTGATGCAACCATGGATGAAGTTGTCGCTGCAGCAATGACAGCGAATGCTCATAATTTCATCACGCAACTTCCACAAGGATATGAGACCAAG ATTGGTGAAAGAGGAGCGCTTCTATCAGGTGGTCAAAAGCAGAGAATTGCAATTGCTCGAGCCATCATAAAGAATCCTGTAATTCTTCTGCTTGATGAAGCCACAAGTGCACTTGATTCTGAATCAGAAACACTTGTCCAAAATGCCTTGGATCAAGCCATCCTTGGGAGAACTACACTG GTTGTTGCCCACAAGCTATCTACAGTCAGAAATGCAGACCTTATTTCAGTAGTAAGTAATGGTTGCATCAGTGAACTAGGGGCACACAATGAGCTTATGGAGAAAAATGAGCAGTATGCAAGACTAGTAAAACTTCAAAGACAATTTAGTTCTATCAATCAAGAACAAATTGCTGAACCTCGTATTTCTTCAGTAACAAGGAGCAGTGCAGGAAGACAAAGCTCAGCAAGATCAAGTCCGGGTGTAATCGGCTCACCTTTGCTCATTGAGGACAGCCCGGCCCAAGCTTCACCTCATCCTACCCCTTCCTTCTCTCGTCTCCTTTCATTAAACTTACCCGAATGGAAGCAAGGAATTATCGGAATCTTATCTGCCATTGCTTTTGGTTCAGTGCAACCTGTCTATGCACTAACCATAGGTGGAATGATTTCAGCTTTTTACGCACAAAGTCATGAGGAAATGCAATCTAGAATCCAGAAATACTGTCTGATTTTCATCATCCTTTGCCTTGTCTCAGTTCTTCTCAATCTATTCCAACATTACAATTTTGCTTACATGGGCGAACATCTGACCAGAAGAATAAGACTGCAAATGCTCGAGAAAATCTTGACCTTTGAAGCAGCCTGGTTCGACGAGGAGCAGAACTCAAGTGGAGCTTTATGTTCTCGATTGAGCAATGAAGCAGCCATGGTGAAATCCCTTGTTGCTGATAGAGTTTCACTCTTGGTCCAAAGCACTTCAGCCGTCACTGTTGCTATGGTAATGGGGCTAATTGTGGCTTGGAAACTTGCACTAGTTATGATCGTTGTCCAACCACTCACGATTCTCTGCTTTTACACGAGAAAAGTCTTGCTATCCACTATCACGGGTAAATTCGTTAAGGCACAATATCGTAGTACTCAAATTGCTGTAGAGGCTGTATATAATCATAGGATTGTGACGTCGTTTGGGAGCATACAAAAAGTCCTTGACATATTTGATGAGGCACAAGATGAGCCAAGGAAGGAGGCTAGGAAGAAATCTTGGTTAGCTGGTATTGGTATAGGATCAGCACAAGGTCTAACTTTCATTTGTTGGGCCCTAGATTTTTGGGTTGGTGGAAAGCTGGTTAATGCTGGAGAAATATCAGCTGCTGATGTCTTCAAGACTTTCTTTATATTAGTCAGCACTGGAAAGGTAATAGCTGAAGCTGGAAGCATGACTTCTGATCTCGCCAAGGGCTCAACAGTAATTGCTTCTATCTTTTCCATTCTTGATCGAAAATCACTTATTCAAGGATCCTATCATGAG GCAAAGAATAACAGCATCGGGACGAACTTGGAGAAGATGACCGGTCGAATAGAGATGAAAAAGGTTGATTTTGGATATCAAAGTAGGCCTAACAGGCTAGTGTTGCGCGAATTCAGCCTGGAGGTAAAAGCAGGCACTAGCACTGGACTGGTCGGGAAAAGTGGATGTGGAAAATCAACAGTAATTGCCTTGATTCAAAGATTTTACGATGTAGATAAGGGATCACTGAAAATCGATGGGGTAGACATTCGATTACTTGATATAGAATGGTATAGAAGGCACATGGCGCTTGTGAGCCAAGAACCAGTGATATATTCTGGCACCATCCGTGAAAACATTTTGTTTGGCAAACTTGATGCATCAGAATATGAGGTGGTGGAAGCTGCAAGAGCTGCCAATGCACATGAATTTATTTC GTCCCTGAAAAATGGATACGACACAGAATGTGGAGATAGAGGTGTGACAATTTCAGGAGGGCAAAAGCAAAGAATCGCCATTGCTAGGGCGATTATACGGAACCCAACTATACTACTTCTAGACGAAGCAACGAGTGCTCTTGATGTTCAGTCAGAGCAACTTGTGCAGGAAGCATTGGATCAACTAATGGTTCGAAGAACAACAGTGGTTGTGGCTCACCGGCTTAATACCATCAGGAATTTAGACTCCATTGCTTTTGTTTCAGAAGGGAAGGTTTTGGAGAAAGGAACTTATTCACAACTAAAGGAAAAGAGGGGGGCATTTTTCAATCTTGTCAATCTTCAATCCACATAA